One part of the Mycobacterium marinum genome encodes these proteins:
- a CDS encoding mycofactocin-coupled SDR family oxidoreductase, with protein MGALDGRVALITGGARGQGRAHALALAGQGADIALADAPGPMAELTYPLGSEEDLLATAELVGQLGRRCLPMVVDVRDPAQVNTAVERTVRELGSLDIVLANAGIVSTGRLEEVSDQVWQQLMDTNLTGVFHTLRAAIPVMRQQRFGRIVATSSMGGRMGIPELAAYNATKWGIIGLIKSVALEVAKEGITANVICPTTTQTPMVQPAGIGDDQEVPDELVRRMMKANPIPQPWLQPEDVSRGVVYLVTDPGVITGSVLEVGLGGSARMH; from the coding sequence ATGGGTGCCTTGGACGGACGTGTCGCCTTGATCACCGGCGGAGCCCGCGGGCAGGGCCGCGCACACGCGCTGGCACTGGCGGGCCAGGGGGCCGATATCGCCCTCGCCGACGCGCCGGGCCCGATGGCGGAGCTGACCTACCCGCTGGGTAGCGAGGAAGACCTGCTCGCCACCGCCGAACTCGTCGGCCAGCTGGGCCGGCGTTGCCTACCGATGGTGGTCGACGTGCGCGACCCGGCCCAGGTGAACACCGCGGTTGAGCGGACGGTGCGCGAGCTGGGCAGCCTCGATATCGTGCTGGCCAATGCCGGCATCGTCAGCACCGGGCGCCTCGAAGAGGTAAGTGACCAGGTTTGGCAGCAGCTGATGGACACCAACCTGACCGGCGTGTTCCACACCCTGCGCGCGGCCATTCCGGTGATGCGCCAACAACGCTTCGGCAGGATCGTGGCGACATCGTCGATGGGCGGCCGAATGGGCATCCCGGAGTTGGCGGCCTACAACGCCACCAAGTGGGGGATCATCGGCCTGATCAAGTCCGTCGCCCTCGAGGTCGCCAAGGAAGGCATCACGGCCAACGTCATCTGTCCGACCACGACGCAGACACCGATGGTGCAGCCCGCCGGGATCGGAGATGATCAGGAAGTTCCCGACGAGCTGGTGCGGCGCATGATGAAGGCCAACCCCATCCCGCAACCGTGGCTGCAACCGGAGGACGTCAGCCGCGGGGTGGTCTATCTGGTCACCGACCCGGGTGTCATCACCGGCAGCGTGCTGGAAGTCGGGCTCGGCGGCAGCGCTCGCATGCATTGA
- a CDS encoding cation:proton antiporter: MSLVLAFGVVLLISVSLSGVAARTVLSSALLFLVAGALLGPGILGLDNIGPNDPIVVALADVALFTVLFTDGQRANVRELRETWTLSGRALGVGMPLTMIGIAVPAHFLTGLNWPTAFLVGAILSPTDPVFAAAIVGRSDIPERLRRLLNVESGLNDGLALPFVMIFLATAQGAGSDVLWVGVELVLGLALGVGVAAAVAFAWRAKILTAETHLQPLGPLAIAVVVYSACHLTHANPYLAAFAAGSTLATLDHVAAEQFQPFGDLLSEVTKFAALIVFGALITPDRLSGLGWRDWLLAVVVIAVIRPAAMLLSLVRTQLSRQERLTAAWFGPKGFASVVYGLLALQSGLASKELVFDIVAVTIALSIVLHSSTDVPIAKVLQVEPPDDLPGCREPADADEEATAEV, encoded by the coding sequence GTGAGCCTTGTCCTGGCGTTCGGCGTGGTACTGCTCATCAGCGTGTCCCTGTCGGGGGTCGCCGCCCGGACGGTGCTGTCCAGCGCGCTGCTGTTCCTGGTCGCCGGCGCCCTGCTGGGCCCCGGGATTCTCGGGTTGGACAACATCGGCCCAAACGACCCGATCGTCGTCGCGCTCGCAGACGTGGCGCTGTTTACCGTCCTGTTCACCGACGGCCAGCGGGCCAATGTCCGCGAATTGCGTGAGACCTGGACGCTGTCCGGGCGCGCCCTGGGCGTCGGGATGCCGTTGACCATGATCGGGATCGCGGTGCCGGCCCACTTCCTCACCGGCCTGAATTGGCCGACCGCATTCCTGGTCGGCGCCATCCTGTCCCCCACCGATCCGGTCTTTGCGGCGGCCATCGTCGGGCGCTCGGACATCCCGGAACGGTTGCGCCGACTGCTCAATGTCGAGTCCGGCCTCAATGACGGATTGGCGCTGCCGTTCGTGATGATCTTCCTGGCCACCGCCCAGGGCGCCGGCTCCGACGTGCTGTGGGTCGGGGTGGAGCTCGTTCTCGGGCTGGCGCTCGGGGTCGGCGTGGCCGCGGCCGTGGCGTTCGCGTGGCGGGCAAAGATCCTGACGGCCGAAACGCACCTGCAGCCGTTGGGCCCGTTGGCGATCGCGGTGGTGGTGTACTCGGCTTGTCACCTCACCCACGCCAACCCATACCTGGCCGCCTTTGCCGCCGGCTCCACGCTGGCCACCTTGGACCATGTCGCGGCCGAGCAGTTTCAACCGTTCGGTGATCTTCTCTCCGAAGTCACCAAGTTCGCCGCGCTGATCGTGTTCGGCGCGTTGATCACCCCCGATCGGTTGTCCGGGCTCGGTTGGCGCGATTGGCTGTTGGCCGTGGTCGTGATCGCGGTGATCCGGCCGGCCGCGATGTTGCTGTCGCTGGTGCGGACCCAGCTCAGCCGTCAGGAGCGGTTGACTGCCGCATGGTTCGGACCAAAGGGTTTTGCCTCGGTGGTCTACGGCCTGCTGGCATTGCAGTCGGGATTGGCCAGCAAGGAGCTGGTGTTCGATATCGTCGCCGTCACCATTGCGCTCTCGATCGTGCTGCATTCGTCAACCGACGTACCGATAGCCAAGGTGCTGCAGGTCGAACCTCCCGACGACCTGCCGGGCTGCCGCGAGCCCGCCGATGCCGACGAAGAGGCAACCGCAGAAGTCTGA